In one Sebastes umbrosus isolate fSebUmb1 chromosome 13, fSebUmb1.pri, whole genome shotgun sequence genomic region, the following are encoded:
- the wdr4 gene encoding tRNA (guanine-N(7)-)-methyltransferase non-catalytic subunit wdr4 gives MAAVGFCGDWFIFTCDKKLVALDSKQNRESFVFDCSTAEKKPPKNTKDDNNSDGGATEESGSDKVLAFAVSPSGKLVALTDDTKRLVLFRCEPSWQCISIRWVVRRCTSLMFSRAEDELLASDKSGDVYSFSVVEPQREGELKMGHLSMLLALSMSPDDKYIITADRDEKIRVSHLRSPYNIQSFCLGHQQFVSALLVPPGLPHWLLSGSGDGTMKLWEYESGRKLQSLDLKELEETPSTEADKHKKPTVCRITSSPDARHVAVQCERVSSVQLFTVDREGEEKLVPHSRLSLPHCPLDMTFDPEGRLWVLMDSGDVPLQMYTHRRDSWECDAESPELNRVTEAFKPHWETLEASTRTDSRFEHLYKVSFDNVTAYLQKKQQRLEEQQLKRGKTQRPNSNKKVRKETSEAGTRSST, from the exons aTGGCTGCTGTGGGTTTCTGTGGAGACTGGTTCATTTTCACCTGCGACAAGAAACTCGTAGCACTTGACAGCAAACAGAACAG AGAATCCTTTGTGTTTGACTGCAGCACTGCTGAGAAGAAGCCACCAAAGAATACCAAGGATGATAACAACAG TGATGGCGGTGCCACAGAGGAATCAGGAAGTGACAAAGTCCTTGCCTTCGCCGTGTCTCCATCTGGAAAGCTAGTGGCGCTGACTGATGACACCAAGAGGCTGGTCCTGTTTCGCTGTGAGCCGTCATGGCAGTGCATCAGCATCAG GTGGGTGGTGAGGAGGTGCACCTCCCTGATGTTCAGCCGGGCAGAGGACGAGCTCCTGGCGTCTGACAAATCAGGAGACGTGTACTCCTTCTCAGTGGTGGAGCCGCAGAGAGAGGGCGAGCTGAAGATGGGCCACCTGTCCATGCTGCTAGCTTTA AGCATGTCGCCGGACGACAAGTACATCATCACAGCCGACCGGGACGAGAAGATCAGAGTGAGCCACCTCAGGTCTCCGTACAACATCCAGTCCTTCTGCCTGGGACACCAACA gTTTGTCAGTGCTCTGCTGGTCCCACCAGGTCTTCCTCACTGGCTGCTATCTGGatcaggg GACGGGACCATGAAGCTGTGGGAGTACGAGTCCGGCCGTAAGCTGCAGAGCTTGGACCTCAAAGAGCTTGAAGAGACACCGAGCACTGAGGCTGACAAACACAAG AAGCCAACTGTATGCCGAATCACCAGCTCCCCTGATGCTCGCCATGTAGCGGTGCAGTGTGAAAG AGTGTCCTCGGTCCAGTTGTTCACTGTGGACCGGGAGGGTGAAGAGAAGCTCGTCCCACACAGCAGGCTCTCCCTCCCCCACTGTCCCCTGGACATGACCTTTGACCCGGAAGGCCGGCTCTGGGTGCTGATGGACTCCGGTGACGTACCGCTCCAAATGTACACGCACAGACGAGACTCCTGGGAG TGTGATGCTGAGAGCCCTGAACTGAACAGAGTGACTGAAGCCTTCAAGCCACATTGGGAGACACTTGAGG CCTCCACGAGGACCGACAGCCGCTTCGAGCATCTGTACAAGGTGAGCTTCGACAACGTGACGGCGTACctgcagaagaagcagcagagactggaggagcagcagctgaagAGGGGGAAGACACAGAGGCCAAACAGCAACAAGAAGGTCAGGAAGGAGACGTCAGAAGCTGGAACTCGCTCATCTACCTGA